The sequence GTTGGCTGCTGGAACTGTTAGACCACACTAAAGTAGGCTGCTGCACAGCCGAACTCAGCTACTCAAGGATTGGCTGACTGTTGTTGCCTTATACCAAGGCTGCTAATGGAAACAACTAATTTGATGCTTCTGCATCACTCCACCTTGTGAGATTCTTACattcttcattctctctctctctctatttttatgAGTAAATCTTTACCAATAAAAGAGAGGAATCTCTCTAACTGTACTTAGTGAGGTTATTAAAACAGATTCCTATCACTGCTTTCAAAATAGTACTATTTTCTTAAGATAAATAAgtgtgaaataaaaaataaaaaaaatagagtgagCAAACAAGGgaaccccttttttttctccgaCTGTATGGGATCTGTTGCAATTAATTTTGTTCCATGCCCCATAACCAATTTCAATACAGCTttaacaagttccacatataATTGAATTATATTACATTTGTAGGTGAAGAGTGTTGTTGAATGGCGGGATTTCTATTTCAGAAGCTACACGTGAGTTACATTGATCAGTTGTCTTTTTCATTCTAGTAAGTTGAAATTTGGAAATTCTCCATCATGTTATAACTCTTccctcatataaaaaaaatcttcctacagtgaattttgctttttgttagtGGCCTGCATCTGAAACTTCAGGAAACCTCTCTAATTAAAGATTTATCATGCAGCTCTGAAacattttctttactttttattaatgaatgtgattaatgatatatataaatcttcGAACACCCAACTTTCACCTTTTCAAAAAGTGTCATACCTTGGTCAtgttattgtaaaattttggaaaatggaTTTTCAAGATGACTTCCTAAAATTGTGGAAACCATGTTACtttctctccattgttacatatCACTGGAGCGTGTTTGTTGTGTGCAAGCCTGTCATGTGCTTCATCCTAAGTGAGATATTATTAtggcttaaagaaaatttgaatgaaTAAGAAATGGATTACACTTGTGGTTAGTTCAAGATCCAAAATTCATATAAAGGGTTATTGGAGAagctctttttttatttttttataatgataatCAAGTGGATTTTATTAAGCAACAAGCTGGAAAACCAGCCACGACAGTTAAATGCTACAACAGGGCAAACAACTCCCAACAACAACTAGACAAACAATATCTAAACCACACAGCCAAGATTGACTACCCAAATATGCAGATCAGGGACAAAATCCCAGCAACTAACAAACCAAAATACAAGTGCTtataaaggaaataaaaataaaatataaaggaTTACATCCGAATAACACGATACATAAGTGAGCatcttaaataaacaaaatttgttGCTCCCAAATTGAAAACTCAAAACTATTAGGACTTTAGAGCTTATAAAGGAAAACAAAGCCAAAAGTCCACCATAACATAACCCGTCAAGCTATAAGTATACATTGCATAGAGTATCTTAACTTGAAACGAAGACCTAAAGAGAAACTGAAACAAGTAGATATTCTGGGGACTATAACAAAAAGATGGcctaataattctttttttaaaacaaatatttgGCAAAATAGCATGTTTAAAAGTTGTTCTGGGAAAGAGCTATTTTTGAATCATATCTGTTGGAGAGAAGAGTTTAATGATTGAACTCGACTCTTCAAGAGACGAATTTCATGTTTTCAGTGGAAGTTGTCCCTTCAGACACAGACGAGTTTCACTCAAAGCATGGAACTCGTAGCTTACAAATACGAGATTTAAAAAGCCTATGTCCCCAAATACTTTTAGTCAATCATTAATcctaattaataaataaattttaatatatgtattACAAAGCACAAATGGCCCAAACAGAACTTTTATACTGATGAGTCTCTAATATCATTTTGGACTCATGGATATCTCAACGGCTTATGTAATCTGGAAAAAGGCTACATTGCATAGAAGCAAAGAGAAACATGGAAAATTACTATAAAGTTTCTAATATTTACTTTTGGATTTTGACTTATGCCTAATTTATCCTTTTGAAGTCATTTTGCTATATTAACTAGACACCTAATTTGCTGATGTTGATGTAAATTTGATGCTGTTTTTTGTACTCACTGTCAGTTCCTATAATTGTTGCTGCGGACATCTGGTGACTAAACTTAATATGGCTCTCTTTTTCTTAAACTAATACGTCTTCATATTCCAGTTTTGAGTTTGACATGCTTCCATGGATctcttcaaagaaaaaaatttcaatgaacAAGCATATAATGCTTTCAGTGTTGAcatgaaaatttcaatgaaCAAGCATAATGCTTTAAGTGTTACTCCTGATTGTCAGATTTGTTGGCAAGCTAGTAGGCCGTTACTATGATAGCCAAGGAAATTCCACAAAATATTTGAAAGGAGTTGAAGTGAAGGCTGCAAGAGGTGCACAGCTTTTggagaaacaaaagaaagaagaagctaaACAACCCAGTTGCAATTCAAGGTGGAGCCAGGGAGATGGTGGAGAGGTATCTTTTCATTACTTGAAAACCATGTGTTAGTGCTATTCCCGCTGTTGGGATCTCCATCCcagtttccataacttataAGGGATTCAACTTCATGTGGTAGAAGCTTGTTTAAAGAAAAGTCTGCCTGCGCATGAGTGCATGGCAGGTAGTGGACTTAGCATCCACCTTGTTACACATAAAGCTGTAGTTAAGGAAACTTGGGCACATAATAGAGAATGAGAATTGAATCAAATCTTTTATAATGATTAAACAGGCATTTTAATGTTCATGGAGCAATATCATACGTGTTGATTGTTTTGGTCAGGTTTGGTGTGATGTTGGCGTCCCAAGGTTAGTTCAGAGGCCTTTGGAAATTGCTTTGACTGGGAAGATGAGTAAGCGCTGTGCCTGTTTTAAAGAAGAGCAACTGGGCCAGCCAGGGTTGGAAGTCTATGACGGATGTGACTTCCTTGGCAAGAGTTGCCGAGTTTAATTAGATTGTACAAGTCATGTTTGTAGAACAAGtttgttttatataatttttttttttttttttttttgttgataatcttgttttatataattttttaaggaaatttttttttttttgaaaagagtCTTGTTCTATTATTCGTTGTTCTTTACAAAAGAATGATACTCTACATATAAGAAGAATGGAGTATAAGAAGATAACCAAAAAGGAATAACTTGTTAATGCCTAGGTGTCCTAAAGTACAATAATTCTTAAAGACTTATCCGACTTATTATCTTTGTTTCCTACATGGACAAagttaagaagaaaataaaataagaatatgGATTTAAATGTCCGGACAATGGTACATGTGTCTATATACAACTGTTTCTTTACTGTTTGCATTGCGTGTGCAAATCTTACCCCTTCATCTGGTTGATGAGTTTatgatatttatgtttatgGCAAAGTGATCAAAGTGATAGGGCTCTAATTTTCATCCATCTAACGTAGCACTTCGATGTCATCAGCCATAAGAGATAAATCGTATGGCCATGTTTTCTATAAAATCTTATGTTGGCATGTTCTGCTGTTGGCATGAAGCCAATTGATACTAGTCTTGCCTTCTACTATTTTTCACCGtgaattttttaaaggtttgTACCTTTAATTCTTTTGATCTAGGACAAATGAACTAAACTTTGTGCTGCATAATTTGTTTCATCAACATAAGCAAATTCATATGAATTTATCAATTTGTCTTCAGtaatttcttcttcctttgttgatTTTAAGTACCAAATTTGATATGGttggaggaattttttttagctctccTTCCTACAATGTAGATTAAGTTACGTCTTGTGTAACTTTAAATGGTATTAcactatttaattattaataattttatatgggATTAGTATTTTGAGAATTTCACTGTTAGATTAcgggtccatttggatacagtttattttgctgaaaactgaaaatactatagcgaaataatttttaaatgtgtgaatagtaccgtgggacctatttttaatatatatatatattttttttctgaataaaatgGTTGTTggtcctgtgaacagtgctaGTTAAAGCTGAaacgtgtgaaaaaaaaaaaaatgaagaaaatgcaaaacatgAAACGCGCAAAACGTGaatccaaacacatactaaatgtttttttttttttttttgttcttatcacGCATGCCAAATTTCATAAGGATAGGGTgttatttataaacttatttttttatgcataattttataatacaaaaaacttagaatttaaacatttataaataaaatggttAGTGATCTCAAATtatcttttgaaattttgcaagcattgatattataagaagaaaatgtaatctaatggttggtttgtcaaatttcatattcaataaaaaaactaatgagGGAAGTAACATTGCTTTAAATTACCTCAAGTGTAACTTAATCCtttctccatatatatatatataaaagctaaatttaaaaaagaaagaaagtaataatacattataaaataagtaaataattttaataaaaaaaaattgctttaagttctaattgtttagagtttgaaatttaacttattgttttgcttctttatagAAAACTTCATTTGACATAATATCTTGCATGCAAAAAGTAAAGAACAATAAGTATcatgaatttattaaattaaaatataagcGAAAGTTGcatattgggaaaaaaaagtaaaaaaaaataaaaatacaacaacGTGGGGTGTGTCGTGTGGGATTTAATTATAGTGCTGACTttaatgcttaaaaaaaataatattgaaaagCCATGGcttaatatatacatatgaaaattttaataatagagtattagttggagtagaatttaaatttctaaaacttaaatgataaagttttatctaaattaaattattgttaaatcttatccctTAGTCAAGTGTCTTGTAGCTTAATAtcctaataaaaaattgatttaatacTGGATGCAacttgaggaaaaaaacaaaaacaaaaagttgagttgtgtgggatttaaatttagaaaattttgattatagacttttagttttacTTAAATTAAATAGTTGTTAGATGATATCCcttaatttaaagaaatatatcataacaaataatataaaattaatttaataattagttgttcttaaaatgttgataatagacttttagttggagtagaaatcaaaatgttttttttttctaagaatgAAAACATGTGTTGTTGTctgggatttaagtttagatttttttataatagatttttagtttgaatagaatttaaattttttgaaatatttaagtttaaaagtttttgataatagacttttagtttgaatagaatttaaatttgttgaaatttaaatgataaagttttatctaaattaaacaattgttaaatattatcccttaatttgatgaaatatatcataacaaataatataaaattaatttactaattattttttcttaaaatattaattatagaTTTTTAAATGGAGTAAAAGTCAAAACGTgaggttttttttaagaaaaaaaaaagtgggttgATGTTCGggatttaagtttaatttttataatagatttttagtttgaataaaatttaaatgtgttgaaatttaaatggtAAAGTTTTACCTAAAATTAAACTATTGTTAAATAGCATCccttaatttgaaaaaatatatcataacaaataatataaaattcatttacTAATTAGTGAGAGTAGCCACTTGGCGCAGCCACTTGCacgtgataattattttatggtggttttattattattatttgtaaggacacaatttttaacgacccaaggatgggctcgtatgtaaaggggcccgaacaatacgatttgtagagagtgggtttaaAAAGGCTGGACATTGGTCGTTGGGCAACGGtttagtcaggattttcatggGAGTCCATATGAAGATGGGTTTGGCCTGTAgggctaagccttacacggatgtggtgtgaagatctatctcctcggacttagtccgaggagcgtctcatcctcgccattcttcttttttatgagtTCCCCCTTCCTCCCTCTAGTTACTGGGAAGCCCCTCCTGAAAATGCAgcaagcttcccttttatactagtatttctttcctattcttcacctacgtgtccgtttctccttgttcggggtggttactcgtcttgtcaatcctcacgtcagagtggttggggaaaaactggatagcatggtatgagtatgggtttgtcaggcgctgggctccacattaaggtgctggcagccttctccctcgtgttgctcttgtactgaatctgtccttttcttcaggcgtttttgtgagatgttgggcgtaaagtcgtcctcggccacatccttgggccttcaaggagctttcatcGCGCGTTCttggcagtagggctcctcggcctgggctttgggcccttaatacaaagtgggctgggaccccagatttcgggccccacattatttttttacaatttaaactaatttaataaagagtgATATATTTcgtaatcatatttttatttattataggaacaattaTAAATGCAATATAGGAAtaatcataaattataaatataaattttgtcgttccaaaatgaataaaatacaatttttctcaaaaattcaaaaggctagttaacaaaaatattcattttttaataaaatttatttataacattttgtggaTCATTAAacagaatataaaatttgaaaattattcttt is a genomic window of Quercus lobata isolate SW786 chromosome 2, ValleyOak3.0 Primary Assembly, whole genome shotgun sequence containing:
- the LOC115977197 gene encoding membrane-associated progesterone-binding protein 4, with translation MKNNNIIIIMLGVFVALMAALLFRLKLFTVEEEEEDLRLFTVEELALYNGTHPDLPILLGILGSVFDVTKGKSHYGTGGGYNHFAGRDASRAFVSGNFTGDGLTDSLQGLSSSEVKSVVEWRDFYFRSYTFVGKLVGRYYDSQGNSTKYLKGVEVKAARGAQLLEKQKKEEAKQPSCNSRWSQGDGGEVWCDVGVPRLVQRPLEIALTGKMSKRCACFKEEQLGQPGLEVYDGCDFLGKSCRV